In Gammaproteobacteria bacterium, one DNA window encodes the following:
- a CDS encoding QacE family quaternary ammonium compound efflux SMR transporter, producing the protein MQPWIYLAIAIVSEVIATSFLKAAEGFTRLWPSLVVIAGYLLAFYLLSLTLKTIPVGVAYAIWSGVGIVLIAISGWLFLGQSLDTPAIIGLMMIVAGVVVINVFSRTVTHG; encoded by the coding sequence CTTGCTATCGCCATCGTCAGCGAGGTGATCGCGACATCATTCCTCAAAGCAGCCGAGGGGTTTACCCGTTTGTGGCCGTCGCTGGTGGTGATCGCCGGTTATCTGCTGGCTTTTTATTTACTGTCGTTGACACTGAAAACCATTCCGGTCGGCGTGGCGTATGCGATCTGGTCCGGCGTGGGCATCGTATTGATCGCGATCAGCGGCTGGTTGTTTCTCGGGCAATCGCTGGATACGCCCGCAATCATCGGTTTGATGATGATCGTGGCGGGCGTGGTGGTGATCAACGTGTTTTCCCGGACGGTTACGCACGGTTAA
- a CDS encoding LysR family transcriptional regulator encodes MQDLNDLYYYVQAVDHGGFAPAGRVLGMPKSKLSRRIAKLEERLGVRLIQRSTRHFAVTEAGQSYYMHCKAMLVEAEAAQEAIDTLKNEPRGVIRMTCPIPLVNAYVGGMLADFMVSYPHVTVQMEATNRRVDLVSESLDVALRVRHPPLQDSDLVMRILADRSQCLVASPILVQRFGFPATPAALSNWPSLSLGEGLQQIHAWVLHGPDGAQVTLHHTPRFVTTDMIALRDAAVAGVGVVELPVITVRDQLTAGSLVRLVPGWAPRRIIIHAVFPSRRGLLPSVRALIDFLAQRFEMLHDD; translated from the coding sequence ATGCAAGACCTGAATGACCTCTACTACTACGTCCAGGCCGTGGATCATGGCGGCTTCGCTCCGGCAGGTCGAGTGTTGGGCATGCCGAAGTCGAAGCTCAGCCGCCGCATCGCCAAACTGGAAGAGCGCCTGGGTGTGCGCCTGATCCAGCGCTCGACACGTCACTTTGCGGTTACCGAAGCCGGACAGAGCTATTATATGCACTGCAAGGCGATGCTGGTGGAAGCCGAAGCGGCCCAGGAAGCAATAGACACGCTAAAAAACGAGCCCCGCGGTGTAATCCGGATGACATGCCCCATACCGCTGGTGAATGCCTATGTGGGAGGGATGCTGGCCGATTTCATGGTGAGCTATCCGCATGTCACGGTGCAGATGGAGGCGACTAACCGTCGTGTTGATCTGGTCAGCGAGTCACTGGATGTTGCTTTGCGCGTGCGCCATCCACCGTTACAAGACAGTGATCTGGTCATGCGCATCCTGGCTGATCGAAGCCAATGCCTGGTGGCCAGCCCCATCCTTGTCCAACGATTCGGTTTTCCTGCTACACCTGCTGCTTTGAGCAACTGGCCGAGCCTAAGCCTGGGGGAGGGGCTGCAACAAATTCATGCTTGGGTGCTGCATGGGCCAGATGGTGCACAAGTAACCCTTCATCACACGCCACGCTTTGTGACGACGGACATGATTGCGCTCAGAGATGCCGCTGTGGCTGGTGTTGGCGTAGTAGAACTGCCTGTGATCACGGTACGAGACCAGTTGACGGCAGGTTCATTGGTCAGACTGGTACCCGGCTGGGCACCACGCCGGATAATCATTCATGCGGTGTTTCCGTCCCGGCGCGGTCTTCTGCCTTCCGTGCGGGCGTTAATTGATTTCTTAGCACAGCGTTTCGAGATGCTGCATGACGACTAA
- the greB gene encoding transcription elongation factor GreB, producing MNKAFTKENEDDDEPDDTPKLPQGVKNYITPAGYRRLKDEFDQLWKVERPELVKTITWAASNGDRSENGDYIYGKRRLREIDRRLRFLSKRIDNAEVVDPAQRGNCDQVFFGATVTVCNSQGEEHTYSIVGMDEADPGRGRISWISPLAKALLKAREGDVVKLHTPGGLEELEVVEIRYEAL from the coding sequence ATGAATAAGGCATTTACCAAGGAAAACGAAGACGACGACGAACCCGACGATACGCCGAAATTACCGCAAGGGGTGAAAAACTACATTACTCCGGCAGGGTATCGGCGGCTCAAGGATGAATTCGATCAATTGTGGAAAGTAGAGCGCCCTGAGCTGGTCAAGACCATTACCTGGGCGGCTTCCAATGGCGATCGCTCGGAAAATGGCGATTATATCTACGGCAAGCGCCGTTTGCGTGAAATCGACCGGCGTTTGCGTTTCTTATCGAAGCGGATAGATAACGCCGAAGTAGTCGATCCCGCGCAACGCGGCAACTGCGACCAGGTATTTTTCGGCGCCACCGTGACCGTCTGCAATAGCCAAGGCGAGGAACACACCTACAGCATCGTCGGCATGGACGAAGCCGACCCGGGCCGCGGCCGCATCAGCTGGATTTCTCCTTTGGCCAAGGCGTTGCTCAAAGCACGCGAAGGCGACGTGGTGAAGCTGCATACGCCGGGCGGGCTGGAAGAGCTGGAGGTGGTGGAAATTCGCTACGAAGCTTTGTAG
- a CDS encoding histidine decarboxylase, whose product MMMNRRQFLSMTGATALVAVCSPQALASAPGIQQRPQNAASALKSLQAHARQKDTLLGYPINMTVLPEAFLDWRNELARAGLNRFAFNNVGNPYDQSHIPFNSHPFERELIDRFGTIYGFSPGNIWGFLSNSGTDSNMHGLYMGRTILQNRTGVLPKVYFTAEAHYSIQILRDLLQLESVIVGTAPDGGMDVADLERQLNANRNHPALVVATIGTTFKGAIDPVDAIQEKLKNRTAYLHLDAALFGGFLPHTPFAGELMQQAPDPLNGKIRQRYDSIAVSCHKFFGFPSPAGLFITTRSNFEAFRELFSRIHDPEYIKQVPGTITCSRDAVKPAEFYFFSSDTAFAQQTADAKAILDNAAYLLKEMRSHYSHLQPVRINDRSNIIYFRTPDESVVDRYSLATMRLRDDHGKLVPHAHIVVMPHASKDVLDQFLSDLRTTG is encoded by the coding sequence ATGATGATGAACCGGCGCCAATTTCTGAGCATGACCGGCGCAACGGCCCTCGTGGCTGTATGCTCACCCCAAGCCCTGGCAAGCGCGCCAGGCATACAACAACGGCCGCAAAACGCAGCGTCCGCGTTAAAGAGTTTGCAAGCGCACGCGCGGCAAAAAGACACACTACTCGGTTATCCGATCAATATGACGGTATTGCCGGAAGCGTTCCTCGATTGGCGCAATGAGCTGGCGCGCGCCGGCTTGAACCGGTTTGCATTCAACAATGTCGGCAATCCCTACGATCAAAGCCATATCCCATTCAACAGCCATCCGTTCGAGCGCGAATTGATCGATCGCTTCGGCACGATTTACGGCTTCTCGCCCGGCAACATCTGGGGATTTCTCAGCAACAGCGGTACTGACAGCAACATGCACGGGCTGTATATGGGGCGGACGATTTTGCAGAACCGCACCGGTGTACTGCCGAAAGTCTATTTCACTGCCGAAGCGCACTATTCGATCCAGATTCTGCGCGACCTGCTGCAACTCGAATCAGTTATCGTCGGTACGGCGCCCGATGGCGGCATGGACGTTGCCGATCTGGAACGGCAGCTGAATGCCAATCGTAACCACCCCGCATTGGTCGTCGCCACCATTGGCACTACCTTCAAAGGCGCGATCGATCCGGTCGATGCGATCCAGGAAAAGTTGAAAAACCGCACCGCGTATTTGCATCTGGATGCCGCACTGTTCGGCGGTTTTCTGCCGCACACACCGTTTGCCGGCGAATTAATGCAGCAAGCGCCGGATCCGCTCAACGGAAAAATACGGCAACGCTACGATTCCATCGCCGTTTCCTGTCACAAGTTTTTCGGCTTTCCTTCGCCTGCGGGGCTGTTCATCACCACCCGCAGCAATTTTGAAGCATTCCGGGAACTGTTCAGCCGCATTCACGATCCGGAATATATCAAGCAAGTGCCCGGCACGATCACTTGCTCGCGTGATGCCGTGAAACCGGCCGAGTTTTACTTCTTCAGCTCGGACACCGCATTCGCGCAGCAAACCGCCGATGCAAAAGCGATACTGGATAACGCCGCTTATTTGCTGAAAGAAATGCGCAGCCACTACAGCCATTTGCAACCGGTGCGCATTAACGACCGCTCGAATATTATTTATTTCAGAACGCCGGATGAATCGGTGGTCGACCGTTACTCACTGGCAACAATGCGGTTGCGTGACGATCACGGCAAGCTGGTGCCACATGCGCACATCGTGGTAATGCCGCACGCCAGCAAGGATGTGCTGGATCAATTCCTGAGCGATCTGCGCACCACCGGATAA
- a CDS encoding glutathione S-transferase family protein translates to MSTQPNVERTLYGFWLSPYMSQVAHILSESGLPYRYERVSPFQGSTLTPEHLERNPLGKIPSLRDANGVDIAESHAICRYLAKIYPEVQKFYPIDDPLFCAQVDAKNDFITFSIAGPFFNWFVVSGYFPKAWKLKVDKEAHIYNLFSVLLSKMWLSRLVNGSRMDPFLLGKEPFLPDFQLFYTLELSQMFSELFEIPEMHLFRDDPALQTFYDAMCERPSTREILAAKESELDVTKKELYGGFGAAYLDKHIDRRILGGLFGREV, encoded by the coding sequence ATGTCCACACAACCCAATGTCGAGCGCACGCTGTACGGATTCTGGCTCTCACCATATATGAGTCAGGTTGCGCACATTCTTTCGGAATCTGGTCTACCGTATCGCTATGAACGAGTGTCTCCGTTTCAAGGGAGCACGCTCACGCCAGAACACTTAGAAAGAAACCCTCTTGGAAAAATTCCCAGTCTCAGGGATGCAAATGGCGTTGATATTGCGGAAAGTCACGCTATTTGTCGTTATCTCGCGAAAATTTACCCAGAAGTGCAAAAGTTTTACCCTATTGATGATCCGTTGTTCTGCGCACAGGTCGATGCCAAGAATGACTTCATCACTTTCTCCATAGCAGGTCCATTCTTCAACTGGTTCGTTGTCAGCGGATATTTTCCCAAAGCTTGGAAACTCAAGGTTGATAAAGAAGCCCATATTTATAATCTTTTTTCTGTCTTGCTAAGCAAAATGTGGCTATCCAGACTCGTTAATGGCTCGAGAATGGATCCGTTCCTACTTGGCAAAGAACCTTTTCTGCCAGATTTTCAGTTGTTCTACACGCTCGAGCTTAGCCAAATGTTTTCTGAATTGTTCGAAATACCCGAGATGCATTTGTTTCGAGACGATCCTGCATTACAGACATTTTACGATGCCATGTGCGAGCGCCCTTCTACGCGTGAAATACTGGCGGCTAAAGAATCGGAACTGGATGTTACGAAGAAAGAACTCTACGGTGGATTTGGTGCGGCCTACCTTGACAAGCATATCGACAGACGAATTCTTGGAGGGCTATTCGGACGTGAAGTCTGA